A window of the Limanda limanda chromosome 8, fLimLim1.1, whole genome shotgun sequence genome harbors these coding sequences:
- the LOC133009610 gene encoding CUGBP Elav-like family member 2 isoform X5, translating to MTSAFNMDFHPLTESRLMASSDSLNGSKMNGSLEHLDQPDPDSIKMFVGQVPRSWSETELKELFEPYGAVHQINILRDRTQNPPQSKGCCFVTFYTRKAALEAQNAMHNIKTLSGMHHPIQMKPADSEKTSAVEDRKLFIGMVSKKYGENEIRMMFSSFGQIEECRILRGPDGQSRGCAFVTFATRAMAQNAIKTMHHSQTMEGCSSPLVAKFADTQRDKEQRRLQQQLVQQIQQLNNASTWGNLAGLGNLTPQYLALLQQATSTSNQSSFNGMQRLGGVNPLQLQNLATLAAAAAAAQSSGSPNSNALSASALGALGGQGCSSAASAGAAMSTLASLGTLQGLTGNSMGLNSLNALTGGGMAAMNGGLGASMGNGSAASSMDALTQAYSGMQQYTASALPSLYSQSLLQQSIAGNQKEVGPEGANLFIYHLPQEFGDQDLLQMFMPFGNVVSAKVFIDKQTNLSKCFGFVSYDNPVSAQAAIQAMNGFQIGMKRLKVQLKRSKNDSKPY from the exons CAACGGAAGCAAGATGAATGGGTCGCTGGAGCATTTGGACCAGCCAGACCCTGACTCCATCAAGATGTTTGTGGGACAGGTTCCACGCTCCTGGTCAGAAACAGAACTTAAAGAGCTTTTTGAGCCCTATGGAGCTGTGCATCAGATCAACATCCTCCGTGATCGTACCCAGAATCCCCCTCAAAGCAAAG GATGCTGTTTTGTAACTTTTTATACAAGAAAGGCTGCACTGGAGGCCCAGAATGCAATGCACAACATAAAGACCTTAAGTGGG atgCATCATCCTATCCAGATGAAACCTGCAGACAGTGAGAAAACAAGTG CGGTAGAAGACAGAAAACTCTTCATCGGAATGGTTTCAAAGAAATATGGCGAGAACGAGATCAGAATGATGTTCTCTTCTTTCGGCCAGATCGAAGAGTGCCGAATTCTCCGGGGACCAGATGGTCAGAGCAGAG GCTGTGCGTTTGTCACATTTGCTACCAGGGCAATGGCACAGAATGCAATCAAAACCATGCATCACTCTCAGACTATGGAG GGCTGTTCCTCACCTTTGGTAGCGAAGTTTgccgacacacagagagataagGAGCAGAGGCGCCTGCAACAGCAGCTAGTACAGCAGATTCAGCAGCTCAACAATGCCTCCACCTGGGGAAACTTGGCTGGCCTGGGGAACCTCACACCACAGTACCTGGCT TTGCTTCAGCAGGCCACATCTACCAGTAATCAAAGCAGCTTCAATGGTATGCAGAGACTAGGAG GTGTGAATCCCCTTCAGCTGCAGAACTTGGCCACGTTAGCTGCTGcggcggctgcagctcagagctcTGGCAGCCCGAATTCCAACGCCCTGTCTGCAAGCGCCCTGGGAGCTCTGGGCGGTCAAG GTTGTTCATCAGCCGCCAGCGCTGGTGCTGCTATGAGCACCTTGGCATCGCTGGGCACCCTGCAGGGTCTCACTGGGAACTCTATGGGCCTCAATAGCCTTAACGCTCTCACCGGTGGTG GTATGGCGGCCATGAACGGCGGCCTGGGAGCCTCCATGGGTAACGGGTCAGCAGCCAGCTCCATGGACGCTCTGACCCAGGCCTACTCAGGGATGCAGCAGTACACAGCCTCCGCTCTGCCCTCCCTCTACAGCCAgtccctcctgcagcagagcaTCGCTGGCAACCAGAAGGAAG TAGGACCAGAGGGCGCCAACCTGTTCATCTACCACCTGCCCCAGGAGTTTGGGGACCAGGATCTTCTGCAGATGTTCATGCCTTTTGGAAACGTGGTCTCTGCCAAAGTCTTCATCGACAAACAGACCAATCTGAGCAAGTGCTTTG GGTTCGTCAGCTATGACAATCCAGTGTCCGCGCAGGCTGCCATCCAGGCCATGAATGGTTTCCAGATTGGAATGAAGAGGCTGAAGGTTCAGCTGAAGCGCTCCAAGAACGACAGCAAACCCTACTGA
- the LOC133009610 gene encoding CUGBP Elav-like family member 2 isoform X6, translating to MTSAFNMDFHPLTESRLMASSDSLNGSKMNGSLEHLDQPDPDSIKMFVGQVPRSWSETELKELFEPYGAVHQINILRDRTQNPPQSKGCCFVTFYTRKAALEAQNAMHNIKTLSGMHHPIQMKPADSEKTSAVEDRKLFIGMVSKKYGENEIRMMFSSFGQIEECRILRGPDGQSRGCAFVTFATRAMAQNAIKTMHHSQTMEGCSSPLVAKFADTQRDKEQRRLQQQLVQQIQQLNNASTWGNLAGLGNLTPQYLALLQQATSTSNQSSFNGMQRLGGVNPLQLQNLATLAAAAAAAQSSGSPNSNALSASALGALGGQGCSSAASAGAAMSTLASLGTLQGLTGNSMGLNSLNALTGGGMAAMNGGLGASMGNGSAASSMDALTQAYSGMQQYTASALPSLYSQSLLQQSIAGNQKEGPEGANLFIYHLPQEFGDQDLLQMFMPFGNVVSAKVFIDKQTNLSKCFGFVSYDNPVSAQAAIQAMNGFQIGMKRLKVQLKRSKNDSKPY from the exons CAACGGAAGCAAGATGAATGGGTCGCTGGAGCATTTGGACCAGCCAGACCCTGACTCCATCAAGATGTTTGTGGGACAGGTTCCACGCTCCTGGTCAGAAACAGAACTTAAAGAGCTTTTTGAGCCCTATGGAGCTGTGCATCAGATCAACATCCTCCGTGATCGTACCCAGAATCCCCCTCAAAGCAAAG GATGCTGTTTTGTAACTTTTTATACAAGAAAGGCTGCACTGGAGGCCCAGAATGCAATGCACAACATAAAGACCTTAAGTGGG atgCATCATCCTATCCAGATGAAACCTGCAGACAGTGAGAAAACAAGTG CGGTAGAAGACAGAAAACTCTTCATCGGAATGGTTTCAAAGAAATATGGCGAGAACGAGATCAGAATGATGTTCTCTTCTTTCGGCCAGATCGAAGAGTGCCGAATTCTCCGGGGACCAGATGGTCAGAGCAGAG GCTGTGCGTTTGTCACATTTGCTACCAGGGCAATGGCACAGAATGCAATCAAAACCATGCATCACTCTCAGACTATGGAG GGCTGTTCCTCACCTTTGGTAGCGAAGTTTgccgacacacagagagataagGAGCAGAGGCGCCTGCAACAGCAGCTAGTACAGCAGATTCAGCAGCTCAACAATGCCTCCACCTGGGGAAACTTGGCTGGCCTGGGGAACCTCACACCACAGTACCTGGCT TTGCTTCAGCAGGCCACATCTACCAGTAATCAAAGCAGCTTCAATGGTATGCAGAGACTAGGAG GTGTGAATCCCCTTCAGCTGCAGAACTTGGCCACGTTAGCTGCTGcggcggctgcagctcagagctcTGGCAGCCCGAATTCCAACGCCCTGTCTGCAAGCGCCCTGGGAGCTCTGGGCGGTCAAG GTTGTTCATCAGCCGCCAGCGCTGGTGCTGCTATGAGCACCTTGGCATCGCTGGGCACCCTGCAGGGTCTCACTGGGAACTCTATGGGCCTCAATAGCCTTAACGCTCTCACCGGTGGTG GTATGGCGGCCATGAACGGCGGCCTGGGAGCCTCCATGGGTAACGGGTCAGCAGCCAGCTCCATGGACGCTCTGACCCAGGCCTACTCAGGGATGCAGCAGTACACAGCCTCCGCTCTGCCCTCCCTCTACAGCCAgtccctcctgcagcagagcaTCGCTGGCAACCAGAAGGAAG GACCAGAGGGCGCCAACCTGTTCATCTACCACCTGCCCCAGGAGTTTGGGGACCAGGATCTTCTGCAGATGTTCATGCCTTTTGGAAACGTGGTCTCTGCCAAAGTCTTCATCGACAAACAGACCAATCTGAGCAAGTGCTTTG GGTTCGTCAGCTATGACAATCCAGTGTCCGCGCAGGCTGCCATCCAGGCCATGAATGGTTTCCAGATTGGAATGAAGAGGCTGAAGGTTCAGCTGAAGCGCTCCAAGAACGACAGCAAACCCTACTGA
- the LOC133009610 gene encoding CUGBP Elav-like family member 2 isoform X4, producing MTSAFNMDFHPLTESRLMASSDSLNGSKMNGSLEHLDQPDPDSIKMFVGQVPRSWSETELKELFEPYGAVHQINILRDRTQNPPQSKGCCFVTFYTRKAALEAQNAMHNIKTLSGMHHPIQMKPADSEKTSAVEDRKLFIGMVSKKYGENEIRMMFSSFGQIEECRILRGPDGQSRGCAFVTFATRAMAQNAIKTMHHSQTMEGCSSPLVAKFADTQRDKEQRRLQQQLVQQIQQLNNASTWGNLAGLGNLTPQYLALLQQATSTSNQSSFNGMQRLGAGVNPLQLQNLATLAAAAAAAQSSGSPNSNALSASALGALGGQGCSSAASAGAAMSTLASLGTLQGLTGNSMGLNSLNALTGGGMAAMNGGLGASMGNGSAASSMDALTQAYSGMQQYTASALPSLYSQSLLQQSIAGNQKEVGPEGANLFIYHLPQEFGDQDLLQMFMPFGNVVSAKVFIDKQTNLSKCFGFVSYDNPVSAQAAIQAMNGFQIGMKRLKVQLKRSKNDSKPY from the exons CAACGGAAGCAAGATGAATGGGTCGCTGGAGCATTTGGACCAGCCAGACCCTGACTCCATCAAGATGTTTGTGGGACAGGTTCCACGCTCCTGGTCAGAAACAGAACTTAAAGAGCTTTTTGAGCCCTATGGAGCTGTGCATCAGATCAACATCCTCCGTGATCGTACCCAGAATCCCCCTCAAAGCAAAG GATGCTGTTTTGTAACTTTTTATACAAGAAAGGCTGCACTGGAGGCCCAGAATGCAATGCACAACATAAAGACCTTAAGTGGG atgCATCATCCTATCCAGATGAAACCTGCAGACAGTGAGAAAACAAGTG CGGTAGAAGACAGAAAACTCTTCATCGGAATGGTTTCAAAGAAATATGGCGAGAACGAGATCAGAATGATGTTCTCTTCTTTCGGCCAGATCGAAGAGTGCCGAATTCTCCGGGGACCAGATGGTCAGAGCAGAG GCTGTGCGTTTGTCACATTTGCTACCAGGGCAATGGCACAGAATGCAATCAAAACCATGCATCACTCTCAGACTATGGAG GGCTGTTCCTCACCTTTGGTAGCGAAGTTTgccgacacacagagagataagGAGCAGAGGCGCCTGCAACAGCAGCTAGTACAGCAGATTCAGCAGCTCAACAATGCCTCCACCTGGGGAAACTTGGCTGGCCTGGGGAACCTCACACCACAGTACCTGGCT TTGCTTCAGCAGGCCACATCTACCAGTAATCAAAGCAGCTTCAATGGTATGCAGAGACTAGGAG CAGGTGTGAATCCCCTTCAGCTGCAGAACTTGGCCACGTTAGCTGCTGcggcggctgcagctcagagctcTGGCAGCCCGAATTCCAACGCCCTGTCTGCAAGCGCCCTGGGAGCTCTGGGCGGTCAAG GTTGTTCATCAGCCGCCAGCGCTGGTGCTGCTATGAGCACCTTGGCATCGCTGGGCACCCTGCAGGGTCTCACTGGGAACTCTATGGGCCTCAATAGCCTTAACGCTCTCACCGGTGGTG GTATGGCGGCCATGAACGGCGGCCTGGGAGCCTCCATGGGTAACGGGTCAGCAGCCAGCTCCATGGACGCTCTGACCCAGGCCTACTCAGGGATGCAGCAGTACACAGCCTCCGCTCTGCCCTCCCTCTACAGCCAgtccctcctgcagcagagcaTCGCTGGCAACCAGAAGGAAG TAGGACCAGAGGGCGCCAACCTGTTCATCTACCACCTGCCCCAGGAGTTTGGGGACCAGGATCTTCTGCAGATGTTCATGCCTTTTGGAAACGTGGTCTCTGCCAAAGTCTTCATCGACAAACAGACCAATCTGAGCAAGTGCTTTG GGTTCGTCAGCTATGACAATCCAGTGTCCGCGCAGGCTGCCATCCAGGCCATGAATGGTTTCCAGATTGGAATGAAGAGGCTGAAGGTTCAGCTGAAGCGCTCCAAGAACGACAGCAAACCCTACTGA
- the LOC133009610 gene encoding CUGBP Elav-like family member 2 isoform X3: MTSAFNMDFHPLTESRLMASSDSLNGSKMNGSLEHLDQPDPDSIKMFVGQVPRSWSETELKELFEPYGAVHQINILRDRTQNPPQSKGCCFVTFYTRKAALEAQNAMHNIKTLSGMHHPIQMKPADSEKTSGESFHLKSMVTPAEGFLMAKNSRQENSAVEDRKLFIGMVSKKYGENEIRMMFSSFGQIEECRILRGPDGQSRGCAFVTFATRAMAQNAIKTMHHSQTMEGCSSPLVAKFADTQRDKEQRRLQQQLVQQIQQLNNASTWGNLAGLGNLTPQYLALLQQATSTSNQSSFNGMQRLGAGVNPLQLQNLATLAAAAAAAQSSGSPNSNALSASALGALGGQGCSSAASAGAAMSTLASLGTLQGLTGNSMGLNSLNALTGGGMAAMNGGLGASMGNGSAASSMDALTQAYSGMQQYTASALPSLYSQSLLQQSIAGNQKEGPEGANLFIYHLPQEFGDQDLLQMFMPFGNVVSAKVFIDKQTNLSKCFGFVSYDNPVSAQAAIQAMNGFQIGMKRLKVQLKRSKNDSKPY, encoded by the exons CAACGGAAGCAAGATGAATGGGTCGCTGGAGCATTTGGACCAGCCAGACCCTGACTCCATCAAGATGTTTGTGGGACAGGTTCCACGCTCCTGGTCAGAAACAGAACTTAAAGAGCTTTTTGAGCCCTATGGAGCTGTGCATCAGATCAACATCCTCCGTGATCGTACCCAGAATCCCCCTCAAAGCAAAG GATGCTGTTTTGTAACTTTTTATACAAGAAAGGCTGCACTGGAGGCCCAGAATGCAATGCACAACATAAAGACCTTAAGTGGG atgCATCATCCTATCCAGATGAAACCTGCAGACAGTGAGAAAACAAGTGGTGAGTCGTTTCATCTGAAAAGCATGGTGACACCAGCTGAAGGATTCTTAATGGCGAAAAATTCTAGACAAGAAAATAGTG CGGTAGAAGACAGAAAACTCTTCATCGGAATGGTTTCAAAGAAATATGGCGAGAACGAGATCAGAATGATGTTCTCTTCTTTCGGCCAGATCGAAGAGTGCCGAATTCTCCGGGGACCAGATGGTCAGAGCAGAG GCTGTGCGTTTGTCACATTTGCTACCAGGGCAATGGCACAGAATGCAATCAAAACCATGCATCACTCTCAGACTATGGAG GGCTGTTCCTCACCTTTGGTAGCGAAGTTTgccgacacacagagagataagGAGCAGAGGCGCCTGCAACAGCAGCTAGTACAGCAGATTCAGCAGCTCAACAATGCCTCCACCTGGGGAAACTTGGCTGGCCTGGGGAACCTCACACCACAGTACCTGGCT TTGCTTCAGCAGGCCACATCTACCAGTAATCAAAGCAGCTTCAATGGTATGCAGAGACTAGGAG CAGGTGTGAATCCCCTTCAGCTGCAGAACTTGGCCACGTTAGCTGCTGcggcggctgcagctcagagctcTGGCAGCCCGAATTCCAACGCCCTGTCTGCAAGCGCCCTGGGAGCTCTGGGCGGTCAAG GTTGTTCATCAGCCGCCAGCGCTGGTGCTGCTATGAGCACCTTGGCATCGCTGGGCACCCTGCAGGGTCTCACTGGGAACTCTATGGGCCTCAATAGCCTTAACGCTCTCACCGGTGGTG GTATGGCGGCCATGAACGGCGGCCTGGGAGCCTCCATGGGTAACGGGTCAGCAGCCAGCTCCATGGACGCTCTGACCCAGGCCTACTCAGGGATGCAGCAGTACACAGCCTCCGCTCTGCCCTCCCTCTACAGCCAgtccctcctgcagcagagcaTCGCTGGCAACCAGAAGGAAG GACCAGAGGGCGCCAACCTGTTCATCTACCACCTGCCCCAGGAGTTTGGGGACCAGGATCTTCTGCAGATGTTCATGCCTTTTGGAAACGTGGTCTCTGCCAAAGTCTTCATCGACAAACAGACCAATCTGAGCAAGTGCTTTG GGTTCGTCAGCTATGACAATCCAGTGTCCGCGCAGGCTGCCATCCAGGCCATGAATGGTTTCCAGATTGGAATGAAGAGGCTGAAGGTTCAGCTGAAGCGCTCCAAGAACGACAGCAAACCCTACTGA
- the LOC133009610 gene encoding CUGBP Elav-like family member 2 isoform X1 gives MTSAFNMDFHPLTESRLMASSDSLNGSKMNGSLEHLDQPDPDSIKMFVGQVPRSWSETELKELFEPYGAVHQINILRDRTQNPPQSKGCCFVTFYTRKAALEAQNAMHNIKTLSGMHHPIQMKPADSEKTSGESFHLKSMVTPAEGFLMAKNSRQENSAVEDRKLFIGMVSKKYGENEIRMMFSSFGQIEECRILRGPDGQSRGCAFVTFATRAMAQNAIKTMHHSQTMEGCSSPLVAKFADTQRDKEQRRLQQQLVQQIQQLNNASTWGNLAGLGNLTPQYLALLQQATSTSNQSSFNGMQRLGAGVNPLQLQNLATLAAAAAAAQSSGSPNSNALSASALGALGGQGCSSAASAGAAMSTLASLGTLQGLTGNSMGLNSLNALTGGGMAAMNGGLGASMGNGSAASSMDALTQAYSGMQQYTASALPSLYSQSLLQQSIAGNQKEVGPEGANLFIYHLPQEFGDQDLLQMFMPFGNVVSAKVFIDKQTNLSKCFGFVSYDNPVSAQAAIQAMNGFQIGMKRLKVQLKRSKNDSKPY, from the exons CAACGGAAGCAAGATGAATGGGTCGCTGGAGCATTTGGACCAGCCAGACCCTGACTCCATCAAGATGTTTGTGGGACAGGTTCCACGCTCCTGGTCAGAAACAGAACTTAAAGAGCTTTTTGAGCCCTATGGAGCTGTGCATCAGATCAACATCCTCCGTGATCGTACCCAGAATCCCCCTCAAAGCAAAG GATGCTGTTTTGTAACTTTTTATACAAGAAAGGCTGCACTGGAGGCCCAGAATGCAATGCACAACATAAAGACCTTAAGTGGG atgCATCATCCTATCCAGATGAAACCTGCAGACAGTGAGAAAACAAGTGGTGAGTCGTTTCATCTGAAAAGCATGGTGACACCAGCTGAAGGATTCTTAATGGCGAAAAATTCTAGACAAGAAAATAGTG CGGTAGAAGACAGAAAACTCTTCATCGGAATGGTTTCAAAGAAATATGGCGAGAACGAGATCAGAATGATGTTCTCTTCTTTCGGCCAGATCGAAGAGTGCCGAATTCTCCGGGGACCAGATGGTCAGAGCAGAG GCTGTGCGTTTGTCACATTTGCTACCAGGGCAATGGCACAGAATGCAATCAAAACCATGCATCACTCTCAGACTATGGAG GGCTGTTCCTCACCTTTGGTAGCGAAGTTTgccgacacacagagagataagGAGCAGAGGCGCCTGCAACAGCAGCTAGTACAGCAGATTCAGCAGCTCAACAATGCCTCCACCTGGGGAAACTTGGCTGGCCTGGGGAACCTCACACCACAGTACCTGGCT TTGCTTCAGCAGGCCACATCTACCAGTAATCAAAGCAGCTTCAATGGTATGCAGAGACTAGGAG CAGGTGTGAATCCCCTTCAGCTGCAGAACTTGGCCACGTTAGCTGCTGcggcggctgcagctcagagctcTGGCAGCCCGAATTCCAACGCCCTGTCTGCAAGCGCCCTGGGAGCTCTGGGCGGTCAAG GTTGTTCATCAGCCGCCAGCGCTGGTGCTGCTATGAGCACCTTGGCATCGCTGGGCACCCTGCAGGGTCTCACTGGGAACTCTATGGGCCTCAATAGCCTTAACGCTCTCACCGGTGGTG GTATGGCGGCCATGAACGGCGGCCTGGGAGCCTCCATGGGTAACGGGTCAGCAGCCAGCTCCATGGACGCTCTGACCCAGGCCTACTCAGGGATGCAGCAGTACACAGCCTCCGCTCTGCCCTCCCTCTACAGCCAgtccctcctgcagcagagcaTCGCTGGCAACCAGAAGGAAG TAGGACCAGAGGGCGCCAACCTGTTCATCTACCACCTGCCCCAGGAGTTTGGGGACCAGGATCTTCTGCAGATGTTCATGCCTTTTGGAAACGTGGTCTCTGCCAAAGTCTTCATCGACAAACAGACCAATCTGAGCAAGTGCTTTG GGTTCGTCAGCTATGACAATCCAGTGTCCGCGCAGGCTGCCATCCAGGCCATGAATGGTTTCCAGATTGGAATGAAGAGGCTGAAGGTTCAGCTGAAGCGCTCCAAGAACGACAGCAAACCCTACTGA
- the LOC133009610 gene encoding CUGBP Elav-like family member 2 isoform X2: MTSAFNMDFHPLTESRLMASSDSLNGSKMNGSLEHLDQPDPDSIKMFVGQVPRSWSETELKELFEPYGAVHQINILRDRTQNPPQSKGCCFVTFYTRKAALEAQNAMHNIKTLSGMHHPIQMKPADSEKTSGESFHLKSMVTPAEGFLMAKNSRQENSAVEDRKLFIGMVSKKYGENEIRMMFSSFGQIEECRILRGPDGQSRGCAFVTFATRAMAQNAIKTMHHSQTMEGCSSPLVAKFADTQRDKEQRRLQQQLVQQIQQLNNASTWGNLAGLGNLTPQYLALLQQATSTSNQSSFNGMQRLGGVNPLQLQNLATLAAAAAAAQSSGSPNSNALSASALGALGGQGCSSAASAGAAMSTLASLGTLQGLTGNSMGLNSLNALTGGGMAAMNGGLGASMGNGSAASSMDALTQAYSGMQQYTASALPSLYSQSLLQQSIAGNQKEVGPEGANLFIYHLPQEFGDQDLLQMFMPFGNVVSAKVFIDKQTNLSKCFGFVSYDNPVSAQAAIQAMNGFQIGMKRLKVQLKRSKNDSKPY; the protein is encoded by the exons CAACGGAAGCAAGATGAATGGGTCGCTGGAGCATTTGGACCAGCCAGACCCTGACTCCATCAAGATGTTTGTGGGACAGGTTCCACGCTCCTGGTCAGAAACAGAACTTAAAGAGCTTTTTGAGCCCTATGGAGCTGTGCATCAGATCAACATCCTCCGTGATCGTACCCAGAATCCCCCTCAAAGCAAAG GATGCTGTTTTGTAACTTTTTATACAAGAAAGGCTGCACTGGAGGCCCAGAATGCAATGCACAACATAAAGACCTTAAGTGGG atgCATCATCCTATCCAGATGAAACCTGCAGACAGTGAGAAAACAAGTGGTGAGTCGTTTCATCTGAAAAGCATGGTGACACCAGCTGAAGGATTCTTAATGGCGAAAAATTCTAGACAAGAAAATAGTG CGGTAGAAGACAGAAAACTCTTCATCGGAATGGTTTCAAAGAAATATGGCGAGAACGAGATCAGAATGATGTTCTCTTCTTTCGGCCAGATCGAAGAGTGCCGAATTCTCCGGGGACCAGATGGTCAGAGCAGAG GCTGTGCGTTTGTCACATTTGCTACCAGGGCAATGGCACAGAATGCAATCAAAACCATGCATCACTCTCAGACTATGGAG GGCTGTTCCTCACCTTTGGTAGCGAAGTTTgccgacacacagagagataagGAGCAGAGGCGCCTGCAACAGCAGCTAGTACAGCAGATTCAGCAGCTCAACAATGCCTCCACCTGGGGAAACTTGGCTGGCCTGGGGAACCTCACACCACAGTACCTGGCT TTGCTTCAGCAGGCCACATCTACCAGTAATCAAAGCAGCTTCAATGGTATGCAGAGACTAGGAG GTGTGAATCCCCTTCAGCTGCAGAACTTGGCCACGTTAGCTGCTGcggcggctgcagctcagagctcTGGCAGCCCGAATTCCAACGCCCTGTCTGCAAGCGCCCTGGGAGCTCTGGGCGGTCAAG GTTGTTCATCAGCCGCCAGCGCTGGTGCTGCTATGAGCACCTTGGCATCGCTGGGCACCCTGCAGGGTCTCACTGGGAACTCTATGGGCCTCAATAGCCTTAACGCTCTCACCGGTGGTG GTATGGCGGCCATGAACGGCGGCCTGGGAGCCTCCATGGGTAACGGGTCAGCAGCCAGCTCCATGGACGCTCTGACCCAGGCCTACTCAGGGATGCAGCAGTACACAGCCTCCGCTCTGCCCTCCCTCTACAGCCAgtccctcctgcagcagagcaTCGCTGGCAACCAGAAGGAAG TAGGACCAGAGGGCGCCAACCTGTTCATCTACCACCTGCCCCAGGAGTTTGGGGACCAGGATCTTCTGCAGATGTTCATGCCTTTTGGAAACGTGGTCTCTGCCAAAGTCTTCATCGACAAACAGACCAATCTGAGCAAGTGCTTTG GGTTCGTCAGCTATGACAATCCAGTGTCCGCGCAGGCTGCCATCCAGGCCATGAATGGTTTCCAGATTGGAATGAAGAGGCTGAAGGTTCAGCTGAAGCGCTCCAAGAACGACAGCAAACCCTACTGA